The genomic segment ACGCAGGCAACCTCACCGAACTCCGCGAGTCGGGCGGCACCGGCGCCCGTCCGCCGCACATCATGCTGTTCATCGACGGCTGGGACGCGCTGATCGAGGCCGTCGCCGACCACAACGGCGGCCGCCTGGTGGAACAGCTCAACCGGCTCCTGCGCGAGGGCGCCGCCGCGGGCCTGCACGTCGTCGCCACCTCCGAACGCGCCCTGCTCTCCGGCCGGGCCACCGCCCTCAACGACAACAAACTGCTGCTGCGTCTGAACGACAAGACCGACTACCACGCCGTCGGCAAGCGGGCGCGCGACGTCCCCGACCTCGTCCTGCCCGGCCGCGGCTTCACCTCCGACGGCGGCACCGAGATCCAGGTGGCCCTGCTCGCCCCCGGCGCCACCGGCCAGGAGCAGGCCGAGGCACTGCGCCGGATCGGCGCCGAGGCCACCCGCCGCGACGCCGGACTCCCGGCCGACCGCCGGCCCGCCCGCATCGGCACCCTGCCGGTGAAGGTCACCTTCACGGACGCGTACGAGAAGGTGGGGGAGGAGTTCCGCCGGCCGATGTGGGGCCTGCTGGGCCTCGGCGGCGACGACGTCTCCCCGGTGGGCGTGGACTTCGCGGACACCGCCCCCACCTTCTCGGTCGTCGGTCCGCCCGGCTCCGGCCGCAGCACCACCCTGGCCGCCCTGGCCGTCTCGCTGCTCGCCTCCGGCACCCGCCTGGTGATCCTCGCCCCCCGCGAGTCGCCGCTGCGCACCCTCGGTGGCCATCCCGGCGTACGGCTGATCACCGCGACGGAACCCACCGTCGAGGAGTTCACCGGGGCCCTGGAATCCGGCGGCGGACCCCGGGTGGTCATGGTGGACGACGCCGACCTGTTCGTCCTGCCGGACATCGACCAGAACCTGCGCTCCCTGGCCCAGTCCGGCAGGGACCACGGCATCGGCATCGTCATCGCCGCCACCGCGGAGACCATGACGGGCGCGATGGGCTGGCTCAGCGCCCTGAAACGGCACCGCAAGGGCGTCCTCCTCGGCCCGCAGAGCATCCTGGAGGGCGACTTCGTCGGCGCCCGCCTCGCCCACGCCCACCTGCGCGGCGGCCGCAAACCCGGCCGGGGCCTCACCGTCGACCAGCGCACCGGCGAACTGATCAACGTGCAGATCCCGCAGACCGTGCTCGACGCGGACGAACACGACTGACGCGGACGACACGACGGCCTGATCCGGCCGAGAGACCGCAGCGCCTGGGGACGAGGGCTCCCCGGGCGCTGCCTTACGCTTACGGAGTGACCAACAGCAGCGACCGGAGTCAGGCAGTGGGCGTCAAGACATACGAAGTGCGTACTTATGGATGTCAGATGAACGTCCACGACTCCGAGCGCTTGTCCGGCCTCCTGGAGGACGCCGGATACGTGCGCGCGCCCGAGGACGCCGGCGAGGGCAACGCCGACGTCGTCGTTTTCAACACCTGCGCCGTCCGGGAGAACGCCGACAACCGCCTCTACGGCAACCTCGGGCGTCTCGCCCCGATGAAGACCGCCCGCCCCGGCATGCAGATCGCCGTCGGCGGCTGTCTGGCGCAGAAGGACCGGGACACCATCGTCAAGAAGGCGCCCTGGGTGGACGTCGTCTTCGGCACCCACAACATCGGCAAGCTGCCCGTCCTGCTGGAGCGCGCCCGCGTCCAGGACGAGGCGCAGGTCGAGATCGCCGAGTCCCTGGAGGCCTTCCCCTCCACGCTGCCGACCCGCCGCGAGAGCGCCTACGCCGCCTGGGTCTCGATCTCCGTCGGCTGCAACAACACCTGCACGTTCTGCATCGTCCCGGCCCTGCGCGGCAAGGAGAAGGACCGCCGCACCGGCGACATCCTCGCCGAGATCGAGGCCCTGGTCGGCGAGGGCGTCTGCGAGATCACCCTGCTCGGCCAGAACGTCAACGCGTACGGCTCCGACATCGGCGACCGCGAGGCGTTCAGCAAGCTGCTGCGGGCCTGCGGCACGATCGAGGGCCTGGAGCGCGTCCGCTTCACCTCCCCCCACCCGCGCGACTTCACCGACGACGTGATCGCCGCCATGGCCGAGACGCCGAACGTGATGCCGCAGCTTCACATGCCGCTCCAGTCCGGCTCGGACACGGTCCTCAAGGCGATGCGCCGCTCGTACCGCCAGGAGCGCTACCTCGGGATCATCGAGAAGGTCCGCGCCTCCATCCCGCACGCGGCGATCACCACCGACATCATCGTGGGCTTCCCCGGCGAGACCGAGGAGGACTTCGAGCAGACGATGCACGTGGTCCGCGAGGCCCGCTTCACCCAGGCCTTCACCTTCCAGTACTCCAAGCGCCCCGGCACGCCCGCGGCCACCATGGAGGACCAGATCCCCAAGGCGGTCGTCCAGAAGCGCTACGAGCGCCTCGTCGCCCTCCAGGAGGAGATCTCCTGGGAGGAGAACAAGAAGCAGGTCGGCCGCACCCTGGAACTGATGGTCGCCGAGGGCGAGGGCCGCAAGGACGGCGCCACGCACCGTCTCTCCGGCCGCGCCCCCGACAACCGCCTGGTCCACTTCACCAAGCCCGACCGGGAGGTGCGCCCCGGTGACGTCGTGACCGTCGAGATCACGTACGCCGCCCCGCACCACCTCCTCGCCGAGGGCGCCGTCCTCGACGTACGGCGCACCCGCGCGGGCGACGCCTGGGAGAAGCGGAACGCCGCGCCCGCGGAGAAGGCGGCGGGTGTCCTGCTGGGGCTGCCGAAGATCGGAGTGCCGGAGCCGCTGCCGGTGGCGACCACGGGTGGCTGCGGCGTCGGGCAGTAGCGGGTTCGGCGCAGAAGTTACCCTGCGGATCATGCTTGTAGCCGCCGCCGTCTGTCCCTGTCCTCCGCTGCTCGTGCCCGAGGTCGCCGCGGGGGCCGCGCCCGAGCTGGCCGCTGCTCGGGACGCCTGTGCGGATGCGCTCGGGGTGCTCGCCGCCGCCCGGCCCGACCGGCTGGTGGTCGTGGGCGCCGCCGAACACGACGGGCCGTACCCGGAGGGCTCACGCGGCTCGTTCCGGGGCTTCGGCGTGGACCTCGACGTCCGCCTGGGGCGCGGTGGTGACACGGCGTCCCCGGAAGCCCGGCTGCCCGCCTCCCTCGCCGTCGCCGCTTGGCTGCTCGAACGCACCGGCCGGGCCGACGCTCCCTTGGAAGGGCTCGGCGTGGCGGAACCGATCGCCGCCGAGCGGTGTATCCACATCGGACGGGACATCGCCGGGTCGGCCGAGCGGGTGGCCCTGCTGGTGATGGGCGATGCCAGCGCGTGCCGCACCCTCAAGGCCCCGGGGTATCTGGACGACCGCGCGGCCGGCTTCGACGCGCGGGTCGCGCGGGCGCTCGCCGACGCCGACATCGCGGCCCTGAAGGCCCTGGACACCCAGCTCGCGCGCGAGCTGAAGGCATCCGGCCGCGCCCCCTGGCAGATCCTGGCGGGAGCCGCCGAGGACGCCGGCCTGGCCGGCAGCCTGCTGTACGACGACGCGCCGTACGGGGTGGGCTACCTGGTGGCCACCTGGTCGTAGACGGAACACGGCTGGTCGAACACGGCTGGTCGAACACGGCGGACGGCCGGGAGCGTGAGGCGCTCCGCAGCCGTCCGGCGATGTGAACCTGTTCAGGAAGCCGGAGGCGGTGGTGTCGTGCCGCCGCCCGGTGACGGGGGTGTGTGGCCACCGCCCGCGGGCGGGGGCGTGTGACCGCCGTCGTCGTGGTGCGCGAGTCGGTCCATGGCGTGCTTGGCCTTGCCCGTGCCCGACTGGATCTTGCCGCTGTACTTGCCCTTGGTCTTCTTGTCGACCGTGTGCGCGGCCTTGTCGAGCCCGTGATGGATCTTGACCTCGTACTTCTGTGCGAGGTGCGAGACCTTGTCCTTGGCCGGGGAGAGTTTGGATCTCAAGTTATCCAGCAGACTCATGGTTCACCTTCCCGCGCGGGCAGTCACTTGCGGGCGCTCTCGCCGGCCTCGTTGTCGGCCGCCTGGTCGGCGGTCTGTTGCTTGGGGATCTCCACGTCGTCCCCCGCGTCGACGGTCTCCGCCGCGGACTCGGCCCCCTCGTCCTCGGCCTTGGCCTCGGCCTTGACCTCGGTTTTGGTCTCGGCCTCGGCCTCCGGCCGGGTGGCCTCGGTGGATTCCTTCGCCTCGCCCGACTCCTCCGCCTCGGTCTGGGCGGTCGGCTCGGTCGCCGTCACGGCGGCCTCTTCCGTGTCCTTCGCCTTGCGACGGAACAGTGAAAAAACGCCCATATCAACCTCAATGCTAATCATGCGGGCTAATTCCCGCGCTCTCCCGGAGCGTCCCATTGCGTCACCCGGGTCGCCGGCACTCGAAACCGGCGCATCGCACTCGCAACACGCAACGACCCCGGCTCCCCCGCGTCACGTAGCTCGTTCGAGAAGAGGCCCCGACCTTTGCGAGACTGGGGCGGTGAGTAGCGCAGTTCCCCCTCCACGAGTCATCGCCGTCGTCGGACCGACCGCGGCCGGAAAGTCCGATCTGGGCGTCTTCCTCGCGCAGCGCCTCGGCGGCGAGGTGATCAACGCCGATTCCATGCAGCTCTACCGGGGGATGGACATCGGCACCGCCAAGCTGACCCCCGAGGAGCGGGACGGAGTCCCGCACCACCTCCTGGACATCTGGGACGTCACGGCCGCCGCCAGCGTCGCCGAGTACCAGCGGCTCGCCCGCGCCCGCATCGACGCCCTCCTCGCCGAGGGCCGCTGGCCGATCCTGGTGGGCGGCTCCGGGCTGTACGTCCGGGGGGCCGTCGACAACCTGGAGTTCCCCGGCACCGACCCCGAGGTCCGCGCCCGGCTGGAGGAGGAGCTGACGCTGCGCGGCTCGGGCGCGCTGCACGCCCGGCTCGCCGCCGCCGACCCCGAGGCCGCCCACGCGATCCTGCCCAGCAACGGCCGTCGTATCGTCCGTGCCCTCGAAGTGATCGAGATCACCGGAAAGCCGTTCACGGCCAACCTCCCGGGCCATGACTCCGTCTACGACACCGTCCAGATCGGCGTCGACGTGGCGCGCCCCGAACTCGACGAGCGCATCACCCGCCGCGTCGACCGCATGTGGGACGCCGGACTGGTCGAAGAAGTGCGCTCCCTGGAGGCGCAGGGGTTGCGCGAGGGGCGCACGGCGTCGCGTGCGCTCGGCTACCAGCAGGTCCTCGCGGCACTCGCCGGGCAGTGCACCATGGACGAGGCGCGGATCGAGACCGTGCGTGCCACCAAGCGCTTCGCGCGCCGTCAGGATTCGTGGTTCAGGCGCGACCCCCGGGTGCATTGGCTCAAGGGGGGTCTCGCCGACCTGACGGAACTCCCGCAGCTCGCACTGGCGTTGGTCGAACGACCGGTCACAGCCTGATCACGTCATGGCATCGGCTCGCCCCGGCGGTCATCCCGGCCTCCGAGGGCGTGCCATCATCGAGCTTCGATCGACCAAGTGGAGTCCGAGTTGGGAGGGCGCGTGGCGATGGAGGCCAGCCCTCGCGACACCGCACAAGGCGCGGAGCACGGCACCGCGGAGGACACGGAACAGCTGGTTACCGAGGGGTACGCACTGGATCCCGACGGCTACCCGCTGAGCCCCGACGGTCCGGAGGACCAGACTCCCGGTGGCGTGAGCGACGACGGACCGGAACCCGACGAGATGTCCGGGCCGGAGGTCGAGGTCGAGCTGCGCCCCCAGCGCAGACTGCGG from the Streptomyces sp. NBC_00310 genome contains:
- the miaB gene encoding tRNA (N6-isopentenyl adenosine(37)-C2)-methylthiotransferase MiaB, with amino-acid sequence MTNSSDRSQAVGVKTYEVRTYGCQMNVHDSERLSGLLEDAGYVRAPEDAGEGNADVVVFNTCAVRENADNRLYGNLGRLAPMKTARPGMQIAVGGCLAQKDRDTIVKKAPWVDVVFGTHNIGKLPVLLERARVQDEAQVEIAESLEAFPSTLPTRRESAYAAWVSISVGCNNTCTFCIVPALRGKEKDRRTGDILAEIEALVGEGVCEITLLGQNVNAYGSDIGDREAFSKLLRACGTIEGLERVRFTSPHPRDFTDDVIAAMAETPNVMPQLHMPLQSGSDTVLKAMRRSYRQERYLGIIEKVRASIPHAAITTDIIVGFPGETEEDFEQTMHVVREARFTQAFTFQYSKRPGTPAATMEDQIPKAVVQKRYERLVALQEEISWEENKKQVGRTLELMVAEGEGRKDGATHRLSGRAPDNRLVHFTKPDREVRPGDVVTVEITYAAPHHLLAEGAVLDVRRTRAGDAWEKRNAAPAEKAAGVLLGLPKIGVPEPLPVATTGGCGVGQ
- a CDS encoding class III extradiol dioxygenase subunit B-like domain-containing protein — protein: MLVAAAVCPCPPLLVPEVAAGAAPELAAARDACADALGVLAAARPDRLVVVGAAEHDGPYPEGSRGSFRGFGVDLDVRLGRGGDTASPEARLPASLAVAAWLLERTGRADAPLEGLGVAEPIAAERCIHIGRDIAGSAERVALLVMGDASACRTLKAPGYLDDRAAGFDARVARALADADIAALKALDTQLARELKASGRAPWQILAGAAEDAGLAGSLLYDDAPYGVGYLVATWS
- a CDS encoding antitoxin; its protein translation is MSLLDNLRSKLSPAKDKVSHLAQKYEVKIHHGLDKAAHTVDKKTKGKYSGKIQSGTGKAKHAMDRLAHHDDGGHTPPPAGGGHTPPSPGGGTTPPPPAS
- the miaA gene encoding tRNA (adenosine(37)-N6)-dimethylallyltransferase MiaA, which produces MSSAVPPPRVIAVVGPTAAGKSDLGVFLAQRLGGEVINADSMQLYRGMDIGTAKLTPEERDGVPHHLLDIWDVTAAASVAEYQRLARARIDALLAEGRWPILVGGSGLYVRGAVDNLEFPGTDPEVRARLEEELTLRGSGALHARLAAADPEAAHAILPSNGRRIVRALEVIEITGKPFTANLPGHDSVYDTVQIGVDVARPELDERITRRVDRMWDAGLVEEVRSLEAQGLREGRTASRALGYQQVLAALAGQCTMDEARIETVRATKRFARRQDSWFRRDPRVHWLKGGLADLTELPQLALALVERPVTA